One window of Deltaproteobacteria bacterium genomic DNA carries:
- a CDS encoding cyclic nucleotide-binding domain-containing protein codes for MSDVVTPESWLALTTRLLLSEGLHPRGVPVSWGLKSLQGLAQELDTSLEDLIQEGLSQNPQGKLCQQIREALLDTRSSFFIPYSTYRYLRCSVLPSLTVDHSKDHTLRFWCASCGPGQEVYSIAIMLDVAMPELQDWDIQIIGTDVSRQAIAQAKAGKYSSQEVQQGLPEKLRHKYFEQSSDGFWSVNKAIQKRTTFQVQNVLRATEMPYDFDIIFFRRTLGQLDPRVRGMAIESLMKQAKPSTLLVTGTRELLPSNSFNLTEREPNSGYWEIPPEAQSRMKMNTLDDGEVLNSKCPLTEIDIKRLKKLLLESELFENIPGPLLDSICAKFELHEVKVGDTLIQQGKKNEAFFIVYEGSLPVVYNRGILRKTLELGQLFPGAIFGEMSLLLNQPANATIRADEEAFVFVGSAGLFKFLQDKDSAFREFVQTLQENRQAENTVTIETSGNSRAVDSYQPGDDGFELGLSLESLSDELIEAAPVSSVLMRRLKLRGGSQLRPTDEDFVRLNSIVRSTRLFHGLEVGKIDAIMRQIQLWRFEERSRIVKQNESGLGLFFIDRGSLQIEINRKLFKPGQAIQKIGSGSFFGELSILSGLPTCADVVSETPTRIYVMSKKLYMLLSTLNWDFRDAISAVAKSRSTENQSIV; via the coding sequence ATGTCTGATGTCGTAACCCCTGAGAGCTGGTTAGCACTTACAACCCGCCTGCTGCTTTCCGAAGGTCTCCACCCACGAGGGGTTCCTGTAAGCTGGGGACTTAAGAGCCTACAGGGTTTGGCCCAAGAGTTAGACACGTCGCTTGAGGACCTCATCCAAGAAGGGCTCAGTCAGAACCCTCAGGGAAAACTTTGCCAACAAATACGAGAGGCGCTCCTTGATACTCGGTCGAGTTTTTTCATACCCTATTCCACCTATCGATACTTAAGGTGCAGCGTACTGCCCAGCCTCACCGTCGACCATTCTAAGGACCATACATTGCGATTCTGGTGTGCCAGCTGTGGCCCCGGTCAAGAGGTCTACAGCATAGCCATCATGCTTGATGTTGCCATGCCTGAACTTCAAGACTGGGACATCCAGATCATTGGAACCGACGTATCTCGTCAAGCCATCGCGCAAGCTAAAGCTGGGAAATATAGTTCGCAAGAAGTACAACAAGGCCTTCCAGAAAAATTACGACATAAATACTTCGAGCAATCGTCAGACGGCTTTTGGAGCGTGAATAAGGCAATCCAAAAACGAACCACATTTCAGGTTCAGAATGTTCTGCGAGCTACTGAGATGCCTTATGATTTCGACATCATTTTCTTCAGGCGAACCTTGGGGCAGCTTGATCCAAGAGTCCGCGGTATGGCCATTGAGAGCTTGATGAAGCAGGCCAAACCCTCAACCCTTCTGGTTACAGGCACCAGGGAGTTACTGCCCTCTAATAGCTTCAATCTAACCGAGCGCGAACCCAACTCTGGTTATTGGGAGATACCCCCAGAGGCTCAAAGCCGCATGAAAATGAATACATTAGATGATGGCGAAGTTTTAAATTCAAAATGTCCACTCACCGAAATCGACATCAAACGGCTTAAAAAGTTATTACTCGAGTCAGAGCTATTCGAGAATATTCCGGGCCCTCTGCTCGACTCCATATGCGCTAAATTTGAACTTCATGAAGTTAAAGTGGGCGATACCCTTATCCAGCAAGGCAAGAAGAACGAAGCCTTTTTCATTGTCTACGAGGGCAGCCTACCGGTTGTTTATAATCGTGGGATTCTACGTAAAACATTAGAGCTCGGCCAGCTCTTCCCCGGCGCTATCTTCGGAGAAATGTCTCTCCTCTTGAACCAGCCGGCCAATGCTACGATTAGGGCTGATGAAGAGGCTTTCGTTTTTGTTGGAAGCGCGGGTCTTTTTAAGTTTCTCCAAGATAAAGATTCAGCCTTCCGCGAGTTTGTTCAGACCCTGCAAGAAAATAGACAAGCCGAAAATACCGTTACCATCGAGACCTCCGGAAACAGCCGCGCAGTCGACTCTTACCAACCTGGTGACGATGGCTTTGAACTGGGTCTTTCACTGGAATCACTCAGCGACGAATTGATCGAAGCCGCCCCGGTTAGCAGTGTACTTATGAGAAGACTCAAATTACGAGGTGGTTCTCAGCTGAGGCCTACTGACGAGGATTTCGTAAGGCTTAACAGCATTGTTCGATCGACGAGGCTTTTTCACGGTCTTGAGGTTGGTAAAATCGATGCCATTATGAGACAAATTCAACTCTGGCGCTTTGAAGAACGGTCACGAATCGTGAAGCAAAATGAGTCTGGATTAGGGCTATTTTTCATCGACCGAGGCTCCCTACAAATCGAGATTAACCGAAAGCTGTTTAAACCAGGCCAAGCAATACAAAAAATCGGTTCAGGATCCTTCTTTGGCGAACTCTCTATTCTTTCCGGCTTACCGACGTGCGCCGATGTTGTCAGCGAAACGCCGACTCGTATCTATGTGATGAGTAAAAAGCTATATATGTTACTGTCGACCCTGAACTGGGATTTTCGAGATGCAATCTCTGCGGTTGCGAAATCGCGCAGTACCGAAAATCAAAGCATCGTCTAG
- a CDS encoding inorganic pyrophosphatase yields the protein MAFPKPFYRWRPHPWHGLEAGEDAPRIVTAYIEVTPFDSVKYEVDKATGYIQVDRPHRTSSQPPALYGFVPKTYCGQRVKALSPKAERGDGDPLDICVLSERPIDRSDILVNATVIGGLQMVDHGEADDKIIAVIKGDHIWRDAADIGDVPNVLIERLKHYFETYKLRDSDDESPVSIEGIYGYDHAARVIQASLADYAEEYGE from the coding sequence ATGGCATTTCCCAAGCCGTTTTATCGTTGGAGACCTCACCCTTGGCATGGCCTGGAAGCGGGAGAGGACGCGCCACGGATTGTTACGGCATACATTGAAGTCACTCCCTTTGATTCAGTGAAGTACGAAGTAGATAAGGCGACAGGGTACATACAAGTTGACCGGCCGCACCGTACTTCGTCGCAGCCTCCAGCACTTTATGGGTTTGTACCGAAAACGTATTGCGGTCAAAGGGTTAAGGCTCTCTCACCTAAGGCTGAACGAGGTGATGGCGACCCTCTCGATATTTGTGTATTGAGCGAGCGTCCTATTGACCGTTCTGATATTTTGGTCAACGCCACTGTGATTGGCGGCCTACAGATGGTCGACCATGGCGAGGCAGACGATAAGATTATCGCGGTCATTAAAGGCGACCATATTTGGCGCGATGCGGCGGATATTGGGGACGTACCGAATGTCCTTATCGAGCGCTTAAAGCATTATTTCGAGACTTATAAGCTTCGTGATTCCGATGATGAGAGTCCGGTGTCCATTGAAGGAATTTACGGCTATGACCATGCCGCACGCGTGATTCAAGCCTCTTTGGCCGATTACGCGGAAGAGTATGGTGAGTAG